One Synechococcus sp. PROS-9-1 DNA window includes the following coding sequences:
- a CDS encoding LexA family transcriptional regulator, translated as MKVDRISLQLPQPLRLQRQGLSLPLASDQVAAGFPSPADDYIEVGIDLNEQLIRHPSSTFFLRVSGDSMTGAGIHHGDLLVVDRSLDPRPGRVVVAVLDGSFTLKRLARYRGHLRLEAANPDYPHLDLHRCGDVQIWGVAIHVIHPL; from the coding sequence GTGAAAGTGGATCGGATCTCGCTTCAGCTACCCCAGCCTCTGCGACTCCAGCGTCAAGGGCTCAGCCTTCCTCTGGCGAGCGACCAGGTTGCAGCAGGGTTTCCCTCCCCTGCTGACGACTACATCGAGGTGGGGATCGACCTCAATGAACAACTGATTCGCCATCCAAGCAGCACCTTTTTTCTGCGGGTGAGCGGCGACTCCATGACTGGCGCGGGCATTCACCATGGCGATCTCTTGGTGGTTGATCGCAGCCTCGACCCTCGTCCTGGCCGAGTGGTGGTGGCCGTCCTGGATGGATCCTTCACTCTCAAACGCCTCGCTCGCTATCGCGGCCATCTACGCCTGGAAGCGGCCAACCCTGACTATCCCCATTTAGATCTCCATCGTTGCGGAGATGTGCAGATCTGGGGCGTCGCCATTCACGTCATCCATCCTCTCTAG
- a CDS encoding Y-family DNA polymerase encodes MTQVTALIDANNFYASCEQSLDPALIGRPVVVLSNNDGCIVARSAEARALGIAMGTPYFKAKRHLEQNNVVIRSSNYALYADMSQRLMSLLEGQVEDLEIYSIDEAFARLSRPSDGNLRPWAQQLRTLARRNLGLPIAIGLGASKGQAKLANRLAKVVPAHAGLFDLDLCRDPDRWLETISIEDVWGIGRKLAVWCRMRGVVNARELRDMPSGCLRAKAGVVGVRLQRELQGHACLPLDLQPSAKQETCVSRSFSHPITSLEELREAIATYVVRAAEKLRKQQQRTAALTIYTRTSPFIPGFYSRAASTSLDLPSNDTRVLLEAALPLVERIFQPHRPLAKAGVLMQHLQGIDQLQQHLWVPCTEEEQQKRESLMATVDRLNHRYGRGTVQWAACGLDPSWAMRRERLGRAATTRLSDVPVVRA; translated from the coding sequence ATGACCCAGGTCACGGCTCTCATTGATGCCAACAATTTTTATGCCTCATGCGAGCAGAGCCTGGATCCGGCCCTGATCGGCCGACCAGTGGTGGTGCTCTCCAATAATGATGGCTGCATCGTGGCCCGTAGCGCTGAAGCACGAGCTCTTGGCATCGCCATGGGCACCCCCTATTTCAAAGCGAAGCGGCATCTCGAACAGAACAATGTTGTGATTCGCAGCTCGAATTACGCCCTCTACGCCGACATGAGTCAACGGCTGATGAGTTTGTTGGAAGGCCAGGTTGAGGATCTGGAGATCTACTCCATTGATGAGGCTTTTGCCCGGCTCAGCCGCCCGTCGGACGGAAATCTGCGTCCATGGGCCCAGCAGTTGCGAACCTTGGCTCGACGCAACCTCGGTTTACCCATTGCCATTGGTCTTGGAGCCAGCAAAGGACAAGCCAAGCTCGCCAACCGCCTCGCGAAAGTGGTGCCGGCCCACGCTGGACTCTTTGATCTTGACTTGTGTCGTGATCCCGATCGCTGGCTGGAAACGATTTCGATTGAAGACGTCTGGGGCATCGGCCGCAAACTCGCTGTCTGGTGCCGAATGCGAGGAGTGGTGAACGCACGGGAGCTGCGTGATATGCCCAGCGGATGCCTGCGCGCTAAGGCCGGTGTGGTGGGAGTTCGACTCCAAAGAGAACTGCAAGGCCATGCCTGCCTACCGCTTGATCTCCAACCCTCTGCGAAGCAGGAGACCTGCGTAAGCCGCAGCTTCAGTCATCCAATTACCAGCCTGGAAGAGCTCCGCGAAGCAATCGCGACCTATGTGGTGCGAGCGGCTGAAAAGCTGCGAAAACAGCAGCAACGCACAGCGGCTCTCACGATTTATACGCGCACAAGCCCTTTCATTCCAGGCTTTTACAGCCGAGCTGCCAGCACCAGCCTTGATCTACCCAGCAACGACACGCGTGTGTTGTTAGAAGCTGCATTACCCCTAGTGGAACGAATTTTCCAACCGCACCGACCGCTGGCGAAGGCAGGTGTTCTGATGCAACACCTGCAGGGGATCGATCAACTTCAACAGCATCTATGGGTGCCCTGCACGGAGGAAGAGCAGCAGAAACGGGAGAGCTTGATGGCAACGGTCGATCGTCTCAATCACCGCTATGGGCGAGGCACCGTGCAATGGGCTGCCTGCGGTCTGGATCCGAGCTGGGCCATGCGACGCGAACGACTGGGTCGGGCCGCCACAACTCGCCTGAGCGACGTGCCGGTCGTGCGGGCCTAA